Proteins encoded in a region of the Hyphomicrobiales bacterium genome:
- a CDS encoding HAD-IA family hydrolase, protein MLIIFDCDGVLVDSEILALQVQVAAYAEHGFEASEEEFSERFSGMTNEEIMREISDELDTGLPQSLSDDIDTRIDDKMANELNAINNVHRMLDMLDNPRCICSNSSMERLTISLKRTELLERFRPYIYSATEVGSKEAKPSPNVFLHAAKALGSDPAQTIVLEDSFHGVSAAVAAGMRVVGFTGGSHTYPTHAEKLMEAGAETTINMLGDFPAVVEALKSWDGRL, encoded by the coding sequence ATGCTGATTATTTTTGATTGCGACGGTGTTTTGGTGGATTCAGAAATTCTGGCCCTGCAAGTCCAAGTCGCAGCTTATGCCGAACATGGATTTGAAGCATCCGAGGAAGAATTTTCCGAACGATTCTCAGGCATGACAAATGAAGAGATTATGCGCGAAATCTCTGATGAACTGGATACCGGCCTGCCCCAGTCATTAAGTGATGATATTGATACCCGCATCGACGATAAGATGGCCAATGAACTCAATGCAATCAACAACGTTCATCGGATGCTGGATATGCTTGATAATCCGCGTTGTATTTGTTCAAACTCCTCCATGGAGCGACTGACCATCAGCCTGAAACGTACAGAGCTACTCGAGCGTTTCAGACCGTATATCTATTCAGCCACTGAAGTCGGTAGTAAAGAGGCTAAACCAAGCCCTAATGTATTTCTACATGCTGCAAAAGCGCTTGGGAGCGATCCAGCACAAACAATTGTCTTGGAAGATTCGTTCCATGGCGTTTCCGCTGCCGTGGCGGCTGGTATGCGGGTGGTTGGATTTACTGGCGGCAGTCATACCTATCCCACCCATGCAGAAAAACTGATGGAAGCCGGGGCAGAAACCACGATTAATATGTTGGGTGATTTTCCAGCTGTAGTGGAAGCGTTAAAAAGCTGGGATGGAAGACTTTAA